The Enteractinococcus fodinae genome has a segment encoding these proteins:
- a CDS encoding MFS transporter produces MTGQQLQPRRSSWIAFAVATSVAVLTILDVVKVNVVLTPLEETLGATPTQTSLVVAGYVLAFGIALVPSGRLGDQWNRKAMFMIGLVIFTVASLAAALAPTATLLVVARILQGVAAGTLMPQVLGMIQTLFQDEARGKAFGIFGAAIGLGTAFGPTLGGVFIGTFGAELGWRWTFGMNVPLALLIIPLALWLIPAGQPRQGRADLDLVGVALLAASVLFVMLPFVLTTGSNDQPLRWLFLLVGAITSVAFVRWEFRYRNAGRSPVLDFSLFGFSSYRNGVVITTLFFAAMPAMFLVMTLFNQQGLGHDPVIVGLITVPYAVVSAIVAGVIGRYTFRYATGLIIWGFIIFIAALIGLVAVSVLIPPEHNPLAMTIVLAFAGVGPGFIMAANQMRTLMDVPVLQGGVAGSFQQVGQRVGNAIGIAVGSAIFYSLVVAVPRDATGMPDPTDPDSVAAYSHAFQMAMAVLILFCLVALIFAGIDHRARSRQLAEQPLSSTHPRP; encoded by the coding sequence GTGACTGGACAACAACTTCAACCCAGGAGATCCTCGTGGATCGCCTTTGCCGTGGCCACCTCGGTGGCGGTGTTGACGATCCTTGACGTGGTAAAAGTCAACGTTGTCCTGACCCCATTAGAAGAAACCCTCGGGGCCACGCCAACCCAAACCAGCCTGGTGGTGGCCGGCTATGTTCTCGCATTCGGGATTGCCCTGGTCCCCTCCGGGCGACTGGGGGACCAATGGAACCGTAAAGCAATGTTCATGATTGGGTTGGTCATTTTCACCGTCGCCTCACTGGCCGCGGCCTTAGCGCCAACGGCCACGCTGTTAGTTGTGGCTCGGATCCTGCAGGGTGTGGCGGCCGGTACCCTCATGCCCCAAGTGCTCGGCATGATCCAGACGCTGTTTCAAGACGAAGCACGAGGCAAAGCGTTCGGCATTTTTGGTGCTGCAATAGGGCTTGGTACCGCCTTCGGACCCACCTTAGGTGGCGTCTTTATCGGTACCTTCGGTGCGGAATTGGGCTGGCGTTGGACCTTCGGCATGAATGTGCCTCTGGCTCTGCTCATCATTCCGTTGGCACTTTGGCTCATTCCGGCGGGCCAACCCCGACAAGGTCGGGCAGACCTGGACCTGGTGGGCGTGGCCCTTCTGGCGGCCAGCGTGTTATTTGTGATGCTGCCCTTTGTTCTGACCACCGGTTCGAATGACCAACCGCTTCGCTGGCTCTTCCTTCTGGTGGGCGCCATCACGAGTGTGGCATTTGTGCGGTGGGAATTCCGGTACCGCAACGCAGGCAGAAGTCCGGTACTGGATTTCAGCCTGTTTGGGTTTTCGTCCTACCGCAACGGTGTAGTCATCACGACGCTGTTCTTTGCCGCCATGCCCGCCATGTTTTTGGTGATGACGCTGTTCAACCAGCAGGGCCTAGGACACGATCCCGTTATTGTCGGACTCATTACGGTGCCCTATGCGGTCGTGTCCGCCATCGTTGCCGGGGTGATCGGTCGCTACACGTTCCGGTATGCCACCGGTCTGATCATCTGGGGTTTCATCATCTTCATCGCCGCCCTGATCGGACTGGTCGCGGTCTCGGTGCTGATTCCGCCAGAGCATAACCCTTTGGCCATGACCATCGTGTTAGCCTTCGCCGGCGTGGGCCCCGGCTTTATCATGGCCGCGAATCAGATGCGCACACTCATGGATGTGCCCGTGCTCCAAGGTGGGGTAGCGGGGTCATTCCAGCAGGTCGGCCAGCGCGTTGGCAATGCGATCGGCATTGCTGTGGGATCCGCGATCTTCTATTCACTCGTAGTTGCCGTGCCACGTGACGCCACGGGCATGCCAGACCCCACAGACCCAGATAGCGTTGCGGCCTATAGTCACGCTTTCCAGATGGCCATGGCGGTCCTGATCTTGTTCTGCCTCGTCGCGCTCATTTTTGCTGGAATTGATCATCGCGCTCGCAGTCGACAGCTGGCAGAACAGCCGCTTTCGAGCACTCATCCGCGTCCTTAA
- a CDS encoding thioester domain-containing protein, which translates to MKTTVLATLTCLGMGATSLLMPGLAAANDASVSVEEELTAQMGPAQEYQRGLSVNGVAPTLRSVVVNGESILAYCIEYWIQAADPDHESAVTTWDEFTGDNHFKSDPQVRQRVAWILRHSYPTLTLDELAQQTGTVQLSAAEAISATQAAIWHFTDDFVPDGKLTVESGPTAQLAEHSSDNVRKIFAYLTGDSNTGLTEQEVQASVTLEDATEPNVDVPEPLSSVIADDGDHLLGPIRLNASTPEVDLSVHSAEEGVHEQLSVLDAEGEPVDMNQSVHADELWIHVPAEVETGSVQLTAESVEYGYTGRLIIPEPDGQRRFQTIVVVDQATDHAATEIELAWEQVMIEEPAEDPPAEEPPAEVRTPEASPSPTVEEPLIQEPEPEPEQSPVQQPEDEEPEVSQTPTASTEPEAPEESEPVEPSSPQESVPEEIDEAEPAAELATTGAHETRNILIALGTIAAGIGLLVVNRFRRARM; encoded by the coding sequence TTGAAGACCACGGTACTCGCAACACTGACCTGCCTCGGGATGGGAGCCACGAGCCTGCTCATGCCCGGGCTAGCCGCCGCTAATGATGCTTCGGTCTCTGTCGAAGAAGAACTTACTGCCCAGATGGGACCGGCACAAGAGTATCAACGCGGACTCAGCGTCAACGGGGTCGCACCGACCTTGCGGTCCGTGGTCGTGAATGGCGAAAGCATCCTGGCCTATTGCATTGAATACTGGATTCAAGCCGCAGATCCGGACCACGAATCAGCCGTGACCACTTGGGATGAATTCACCGGAGATAACCACTTCAAATCTGATCCACAAGTGCGACAACGCGTCGCATGGATCTTGCGACATTCGTACCCGACACTTACTCTCGATGAGCTTGCCCAGCAGACAGGAACGGTCCAGTTATCGGCAGCTGAGGCCATCAGCGCAACTCAGGCCGCGATCTGGCATTTCACCGATGACTTCGTACCCGACGGCAAGTTGACAGTTGAATCCGGGCCTACAGCCCAGTTAGCCGAGCATTCGAGCGACAACGTACGGAAGATTTTTGCTTACCTCACCGGAGACAGCAATACCGGTCTGACGGAACAAGAAGTCCAAGCTAGCGTCACACTAGAAGATGCCACTGAACCGAATGTCGATGTTCCCGAACCCCTCAGTAGTGTGATCGCTGACGACGGGGACCACCTCCTTGGCCCGATCCGGCTCAACGCCTCGACCCCGGAGGTCGATTTGAGCGTTCATTCGGCTGAGGAAGGAGTCCACGAGCAGCTCAGCGTCTTAGATGCAGAAGGCGAGCCGGTAGATATGAACCAGTCGGTTCATGCCGATGAACTATGGATACATGTGCCCGCCGAGGTGGAGACCGGCAGCGTGCAGTTGACCGCTGAATCGGTCGAATACGGTTATACCGGTCGTTTGATTATTCCCGAACCAGACGGGCAGCGGCGCTTTCAAACGATCGTAGTCGTGGATCAAGCCACTGACCATGCTGCGACTGAAATCGAGTTGGCCTGGGAACAGGTCATGATCGAGGAACCTGCTGAAGATCCGCCCGCCGAAGAACCACCCGCTGAAGTACGAACACCCGAAGCATCTCCTAGCCCCACGGTTGAGGAACCGTTGATTCAAGAGCCTGAGCCTGAGCCTGAACAGTCCCCAGTCCAACAACCAGAAGATGAAGAACCTGAGGTTTCCCAGACGCCAACTGCGTCAACCGAACCCGAAGCACCCGAGGAATCTGAGCCAGTCGAACCAAGCTCACCACAAGAAAGCGTGCCCGAGGAGATCGATGAAGCTGAACCGGCGGCTGAACTGGCAACCACCGGGGCTCACGAAACCAGAAACATACTCATCGCTCTGGGCACCATCGCTGCCGGAATAGGTCTTCTGGTCGTAAACCGCTTCAGAAGGGCCCGTATGTAA
- a CDS encoding MarR family winged helix-turn-helix transcriptional regulator, producing the protein MSYITSEIDDREQLMAFSSEEMDFWHRVVAVYMGVLPELERDLQRAAHISFFEFQALDHLSSVDGPMSMTQLAARCNSSLSRLSHVARKLEGRGLLTRRLAEHDKRVTVAELTQTGRTLVDTVRDVYHESIESRVLQSLSHEELRQATNLLDTMLRRNNPNHWLFSA; encoded by the coding sequence TTGTCTTACATTACGAGCGAAATCGATGACCGCGAGCAGCTGATGGCATTTTCTTCTGAGGAAATGGATTTCTGGCACCGTGTGGTCGCAGTGTACATGGGTGTCCTGCCCGAACTAGAACGCGATCTGCAGCGCGCAGCACACATCAGCTTTTTCGAGTTCCAAGCGTTAGACCATCTGTCATCTGTTGACGGGCCCATGAGCATGACGCAACTGGCGGCTCGCTGCAATTCTTCGCTGTCTCGGCTCTCGCATGTTGCTCGCAAGCTTGAAGGCCGGGGTTTGCTGACCCGACGCCTCGCAGAACATGACAAGCGGGTCACTGTTGCGGAACTGACCCAGACGGGTAGGACGCTTGTCGACACTGTTCGTGATGTTTATCATGAGTCGATCGAAAGCAGAGTATTACAGTCCTTATCTCATGAGGAGCTGCGTCAAGCAACGAATTTGCTGGATACGATGCTTCGCCGGAACAACCCCAACCACTGGCTTTTCTCTGCCTAA
- the rpmB gene encoding 50S ribosomal protein L28: MAAHCQVTGAGPGTGYKVSHSNRRTKRRFNPNIQKKSYFVPSLGRKVTLNVSARGIKVIDARGIDSVISELIAKGVKL, from the coding sequence ATGGCAGCACACTGCCAGGTAACCGGAGCTGGACCGGGGACAGGTTATAAGGTCTCCCACTCGAACCGCCGTACCAAGCGCCGGTTCAATCCGAACATCCAAAAGAAGAGCTACTTCGTCCCTTCACTGGGCCGCAAAGTAACTTTGAACGTATCCGCCCGCGGCATTAAAGTCATCGACGCCCGCGGCATTGACTCTGTCATTTCAGAACTCATCGCTAAGGGAGTGAAGCTCTAA
- the rpmG gene encoding 50S ribosomal protein L33: protein MAKDKGLRPIIKLKSTAGTGFTYVTRKNRRNNPDRITLKKYDPVARKHVDFREER from the coding sequence ATGGCAAAAGATAAGGGCTTGCGCCCCATCATCAAGCTGAAATCAACCGCTGGCACCGGTTTCACTTACGTTACTCGTAAGAACCGCCGGAACAACCCAGACCGTATTACGTTGAAGAAATACGATCCGGTAGCCCGCAAACACGTTGATTTTCGAGAGGAGCGCTAA
- the rpsN gene encoding 30S ribosomal protein S14 → MAKKSMIAKNEKRKEIVARYEERRKKLKAQLVDPNATDEEREEARVGLQKLPRDASPVRVRNRDSIDGRPRGTLQKFGISRVRLRDMAHRGELPGVTKSSW, encoded by the coding sequence TTGGCTAAGAAATCTATGATTGCTAAAAACGAGAAACGAAAAGAAATCGTTGCTCGTTACGAAGAACGTCGTAAAAAGCTGAAAGCTCAGCTGGTTGATCCTAACGCGACTGATGAAGAGCGCGAAGAAGCGCGTGTCGGCTTGCAGAAGCTGCCACGTGACGCCTCTCCAGTCCGTGTTCGCAACCGCGACTCCATTGATGGCCGTCCACGCGGTACCCTGCAGAAGTTCGGTATCTCCCGTGTACGCCTTCGTGATATGGCGCACCGTGGCGAACTTCCAGGTGTGACGAAGTCATCCTGGTAA
- a CDS encoding HU family DNA-binding protein, whose product MAMNRSELVAAVAEKSGNSATAVNGVLDAVFEVFASQVSKGEKITIPGWFSVERTNRAARTGRNPRTGEAIEIPAGHGVKLSAGSKLKAAATGEKK is encoded by the coding sequence ATGGCTATGAACCGCAGTGAACTTGTAGCAGCCGTTGCCGAAAAATCCGGTAACTCTGCCACCGCCGTCAATGGTGTGCTGGACGCTGTATTCGAGGTTTTCGCCTCGCAGGTTTCCAAAGGTGAAAAAATCACCATCCCAGGCTGGTTCTCAGTAGAACGCACGAACCGTGCAGCACGCACCGGTCGTAACCCACGCACCGGCGAAGCAATCGAAATCCCAGCCGGTCACGGTGTCAAACTGTCTGCAGGTTCGAAACTGAAGGCTGCCGCCACCGGCGAGAAAAAATAA